TCCTGACATGCATTATTTTTACTTGCTCATCATATAAAATTGATTACTTTTACTTGCTCATCTTGCTCATCATATAAAATTGATTACTTTTACCTGCTCATCGTATAAAATTGCATGGAATGAAAGATCCCGTTTGGATACACAATTAATCACATCTCAACATTAAAACATTACTCaaacataaacatattaaatttctttttcatacttttaaatttctataaaaaaacaaaaaataataataataattcaactttttcacatcataaaatcaaaattatattataacaatattttaactttataaaatttttattcaattttttctctctcatttctctaaacccaacaaaaatcttaactcaaactatttcattactattcacaaattcttttatctcatctcatcttatgtGACTATCCAAACGGGGCCAAAGGTACACTTGGTAGGTGGTAGGTGCGAAATTGTTAACCACAAACACATTAGATTTGCCAACTCTTGATTCGAATGATAATTATCTCATTAATCTTATCAAGGAAGACTAACGTCCAAAATAAGAAAGGCCATGCCTTTCATACCCTAAAGTCTACATTGCAGAAAAAGTAGAAAACCTAATGACTGGACAATAGTGGTGACAGTTGAGAATTTCAACTAACAAGGCACACAAAAGTATGAATACAAGTCCACCACCCCTCATCTGCCTTCCTACTCTCGAGTATGGGGTCCTTTTAATTTTAGGCTTTTTCACCCCCCTAGGTAACATTTCCATACATTAAATCTCAATATTGGAATCCCATTTCCTTGTGGACATTAAGCTATCATCCATGGCCAAGACAAAGAGGCTATGCCTCCTCCTGGCACGGCTCATGGCGCTTGGTGCCACTCTTTCAGCTGCAATTGTCATGGCCACTAGCCATGAAAAAGCTAGTTTCTATGCTGTATCCTTCGAGGCAAAGTACGACAACACGCCAGCTTTCAAGTAAGTGTCTTCAAATATTGCCATCTCAGTTTTTTGTGACACAAATACTTGCAgagttatcttcttcttcttctttctattgATTATTTAAACATTACCATAGGTATTTTGTGATCGCGAATGCTGTTGCTAGTGTCTATGGGcttttggttctttttcttccttcgaAGAGTCTGCTCTGGCGATTGGTCATTGTCCTGGATGTGGTAATTGTTTACAAAGCCTGTCTTATACCTGCATTTGCTTTGGGTAATCTCATATCCCATTGAGGTACAACAAAAATGGCTCTCAAGCACaacaaatatttaagaaatagtGGTAACTACTGATCAAAATGTGTGTTCACGCCTGCCTtttgtattttcatttatattctTAAAGAAATTAAACCAGATGGATTCTCTTCTGGCATAAGTTCTTGTTTCAACAGATATGAAAAGGCAGATAAGAGTAACATTTGCTGTGAGCAAAAGTGGTCCTGAATTCTTAACATTGCTCTTTTATTTCACAGTACCAGTAATGCCCTCTTCAATCTGACACAACACTATCTTAGAACCTCATAgatttagcctgtcaacataaaACGAttacaaattcattaaaaaataattctttaatcattaagtaaagaataaaaataaaataaaataaaaagcaattcATTACAAAAATTCGGTGGGTATCCTCGGTGGGAGTAGGGTTTTACTTTAATGAAACCCAAATTAATTATAGTACCTAtggtgctatatatataatataacagaTGCATTCATTGTTTGGACCAGGTTTTCACCATGTTGGTAACTTCAAGCATTTCAGCAGCCTTGGCAATAGCTGAAGTGGGCAAGAAAGGAAATTCTTCTGCAGGTTGGCTGCCCATCTGTGCCCAAGTTCAGAAGTACTGTGACCAAGTAAAAGGAGCTCTTATTGCTGGCTTCATTGGAGCCATTATTTATCTGTTGCTTCTTCTCTATTCCATCCACAATGTCTGGGACCCTCTTTTTAAGCAGAATACTTAGATTGAGGGTCTCAAAGTCAACTGGGTTTCCACCCAGCTTGCTCTAAATCTTTCTTAGAAGGCACGCCATAAAGCATTATATATAACGTTAACCATTTGCTTTTGGTGACAACTGTTCTGTTAAATGATTCTAAGCGACACAATATCGGAACTGCtactgtttgttttttttatttttttgataggtactGTTTGTTTTTTTACATCATGCTCTTAACTGACTTTATGGATCAGTATGTTTTGAGTTATAACGGGCAAATTAATCTACGTTTGTCTTAATTATAGAGagatattttaagattttacaaaaataatttataaattgagacagtttaatatagtacattaaggCCTAGTTTGAATGGCAAAactatatcatctcatctaatctaatcattataacttttccaaatttttaaataaaatacaagtaatttaactttttcaaattttaaaacaaaaattatgttaaaaaattatattctaataatattttattcaacattttacttttattttatctcaactcattatccaaaccagacctaaattgtaaaattatttttattgtaaagttaatctaacgtatcacatcaaatcatatcaatttatgattttttttttttataaaagtttaaCACCCTGACCTGTGGCAGACCTACCTTATATCTagggcccaaaaaaaaaaaaattacactccTCGTATgttctttaaaattttctaaaatctcaatatatttataaatgtctttttctaaatttttttcctatagcctcgaaattttatataatttatatatattatttacttttaagGATGTGgtctcaccaaaattaaattaaaattaagtttaggaaaaataaataaacttattaGTAtgaatctctatttttttttttttgttataaaatattagatttcttAACATAGAATCCAAAgtgaaattataagaaaaatcatttaagattgATAGTTTACATAAGAAATAGTTGAGAGATTTTATCCTCTAGACtttattgagtaaaaatataaataaatatatatatatacacatatatttaaGGTCTCAACTATAACATTGTATACTTAATGTAACacgaaaatatttaaattttgcaTAACATTTCATAAACTAGCTTACAAATTAGAATTAAAGATAACCTTTTAAAAGATTACTTGATAGtttctatgaaaaaaataaattctaaatatttcattataaaaata
This is a stretch of genomic DNA from Carya illinoinensis cultivar Pawnee chromosome 3, C.illinoinensisPawnee_v1, whole genome shotgun sequence. It encodes these proteins:
- the LOC122305573 gene encoding CASP-like protein 1C1, encoding MAKTKRLCLLLARLMALGATLSAAIVMATSHEKASFYAVSFEAKYDNTPAFKYFVIANAVASVYGLLVLFLPSKSLLWRLVIVLDVVFTMLVTSSISAALAIAEVGKKGNSSAGWLPICAQVQKYCDQVKGALIAGFIGAIIYLLLLLYSIHNVWDPLFKQNT